The genomic stretch ACGCATGGTGAACGCAGGGGTGAACGGTTTGTTCATTCTGGGCACGACGGGCGAGGGGCCCGGCCTGAGCTACAAGCTGCGCCGCGAGGTGATTGAACGCACTTGCAGGCAGGTGAACGGACGCATCCCTGTGTTGGTGGGCATTACAGACACGGCTTTTGTAGAATCGGTGAGTGTCGCGAAGGTGGCGGCTGATGCGGGTGCTGAAGCCCTCGTCGCGGCGCCGCCGTATTACATGCCGGAGGGGCAGCCGGAACTGCAGGAATATCTGAGTCATCTTCTCGATGAACTGCCGCTACCGCTCTTCATTTACAACATGCCGGCGCTGACCAAAGTGCCATTCGAGGTGGAAACGGTCCGCTGGGCAGTCGATCAGCCCAGGATCATCGGCTTGAAGGACAGTTCCGCCAACATGATCTATTTTCATCGTGCACTGGAATTGGCACGTGTCCGTGCTGGCTGGCCGGTTTTGATTGGACCCGAGGAGATGCTGTTTGATGCCATTCTCGCCGGCGGTCACGGTGGCGTCAGCGGTGGTGCGAATTTATTTCCACGGCTTTACGTTAAACTGGTGGAGGCGGCGCGGGCTGGGGACCTCCCTCGCGCGCTCCAATTGCATCAGGCGG from Verrucomicrobiia bacterium encodes the following:
- a CDS encoding dihydrodipicolinate synthase family protein, with product MKFSGIIPPMVTPLLGRDELDRAGLERLIERMVNAGVNGLFILGTTGEGPGLSYKLRREVIERTCRQVNGRIPVLVGITDTAFVESVSVAKVAADAGAEALVAAPPYYMPEGQPELQEYLSHLLDELPLPLFIYNMPALTKVPFEVETVRWAVDQPRIIGLKDSSANMIYFHRALELARVRAGWPVLIGPEEMLFDAILAGGHGGVSGGANLFPRLYVKLVEAARAGDLPRALQLHQAVLRVSGSLYRIGRHPSSIIKGIKCALACVGVCEDFLAEPFHRFRSEERMLVDIRVKELQAELEGMGLA